GCACGGCACCAATAAGGCCGTGCGGATGGAAAAGGTCACTGGCGGCTGTAGACGTCCTCCAGCCGCACAATATCGTCCTCGCCGAGGTACGAGCCCGTCTGGACCTCGATGAGTTCCAGCGGGATGCGGCCTGGGTTGGCCAGACGGTGCACGCTGCCGCAGGGCAGATAGGTGGATTCGTTTTCGTTCACCGTGAACACCTTGTCGTCCACGGTCACCTCGGCGGTGCCGCGCACCACCACCCAGTGCTCGGCGCGGTGATAGTGCTTCTGGAGCGAGAGCTTGCCGCCCGGCTCGACCACGATCTTCTTCACGTGGAAGCGGTCGCCGCGGCAGATGGTCTGGTAGGTGCCCCAGGGCCGGTGCATCTTGAGGTGCTCGTTCACCTCGTTCCGCTTGGCGGAGCTGAGCTCGCTCACCAGCTTCTTCACGTCCTGGCTGCGCTCGGAAGGCATCACCAGGATGGCGTCGTCGGTGGCCACCACCGAAATGCCGTCGAGGCCGATGCCGGCCACCAGCTTGCCGTCCGTATAGACGTAGGAATTGCGGCTATCCATCAGCGAGACGGAGCCGTGGGTCACGTTGCCATGCGCGTCCTGCGCATTCACGTCATGGACCGCGTCCCAGGCGCCGATGTCGGACCAGCCGAAGTCGCCGGCCACCACCGCCGCGGCCTGCGTGTGTTCCAGCACCGCGAAATCGATGGAGATGGCCTTGGAAGCGGAGAATTCCGCGCTGTCGAGGTTGAGAAAGGTGAGGTCCGGCTTCGCCTTGGCGATGGCGGCCTCCGCGTGCGCGGTCATTTCGGGCTCGAGCCGCGCCCCTTCCTCCAGCATCAGGCCGGCGGGGAAGAGGAAGTTGCCGGAGTTCCAGAGATAGCCATCGGCCACATAGCGGGCCGCGGTCTCGGCGTCCGGCTTTTCCACGAAGCGGTCCACGAGCGCCGCATCGGTGCCCTCCACCACGGTGCCGGGCTTGATGTAGCCATAGGCGGTGCTGGGGCCCTGCGGACGGATGCCGAACGTGACGATATGGCCCTTGGATGCGGCTTCGGCCGCGCTGTTCACGCAGGCGCGGAAGGCGTCTGGATTGGACACCACGTGGTCGGCGGCGAGGGCCAGCACCAGTGTCTCGGGGCCGTGCTGGTCGCGCACATAAGCGGCGGCCGCGAGGAGCGCGGGGCCGCTGTCCCGGCGCACGGGCTCCAGCAGGACGGTCGGATGGATTTCGATCTCGGCAGCCTGCCGCTTGGCGAAGAAGCGGAAGTCGGTCCCGGTGATGACGACGGGGGGCAGGAACACGTCGCTCTCGGCGACACGCAACAGGGTGTCCTGATAGAGCGTATTTTCCGAGACGAGCGCGATGAACTGCTTGGGTAAGCTCTGGCGCGACAGTGGCCACAGTCTGGTGCCGGTTCCTCCCGCAAGGATCACAGGCACGATTTTGTGTCGCGACACCATCAAAGGCCCCTACAGTCTGTATTTTTAAATCGCACGCTATTTCGCGCACATGCGTGCGTCGCACCAAAGCGGGTTCTTCGGGCGCTGTAAAGCCTCGGCGGCGGCTTTAGATACATCGCAGGCTAACGGATGCACCCGTTCCGGCACCGTGTCCGGAGCCCTGAGCCGCCTTGATCTTCACCTATGAGCGCCGGGAACCCAGAGCACGTCGTTGGCTCCGTGGCCATTGACGTAGCGCCCGGCGACAAAAAGCAGGTCGGATAAACGATTGATGTATCTGAGTGCCTCCATGCCCACCTGCTCGCCGTCGCTTTCCGCGAGCGTCACCATGTCCCGCTCCGCCCGCCGCGCGACGGTGCGCGCGAGGTGCAGGTGGGCGGCGGCCGGGGTGCCGCCAGGGAGGATGAAAGATTTCAGGGGATCGAGTTCCGCATTCAGTCGGTCGATGTCCTCCTCCAGCCGCCGGACCTGCGGCGCGGTGATTCGCAGCGGCTCGTAGGGCGGGGGCGGCGCGCCGGGCCGCTCGGGGACGCAGAGGTCCGCGCCGAGATCGAACAGGTCGTTCTGGACGCGGGCCAGAATGGCGTCGACCTGCGGATAGGCTGCGAGGTGCAGCCGCACGAGACCGATCGTGGCATTGGTCTCATCCACCGTGCCGTAGGCGGCGACACGCAGATCATCCTTCCGCACGCGCTCGCCCGTGCCGAGTCCGGTCGAGCCATCGTCTCCGGTCCGCGTGTAGATCTTGTTCAGCTTGACCATCTTGTCCCCGAACCGAAGTCAGTGGCGCATGGCATAGATGGTGATCATCACCAGCACCACCGCACCGAACTGAAAGAGCACGCGCAGCTGCATCAATTTCTGCGAGCGCTGCGGCGATCCTCCGGCGGCGAGATTGACGAGCCCGAGGATCAGCACACCCGCTACGGCCGCCAGGGCGAGCGGGATCAGCAGATAGATGGTCCAGTTCATCATGGCGATCCTCCCGGGGATGCTGCGGCGATCCCTCCGTTGCCTGGGAGCATAGGCGGCCTCCAGCGACGATGCATCCCGGCAATCGGTCAGCGTGCCTTTACGAACATTGCGCGTGCCGCAGATCGGATATGCGCTAAATGTCGCCGAAATGTCATTTCCCGCTTGAATGTTGCGGTGCAACCGGGCACGGACAACACCCAATTCAACCCGCGCTCCGCGCGCCAGTGTCAAAGCCGCCCCAATGACCTCCTCCCCGTCCACCGGTCCTGATCATCAGGCCAAGCGTCCCCTGTCCGGCCAGGACATCCGAACCCTCGTCCTGTCCGCGCTCGGCGGCGCGCTCGAGTTCTACGACTTCATCATCTTCGTCTATTTCGTCGTGGTGCTGGGCAAGCTCTTCTTCCCGCCCGAGATGCCCCAGTGGCTCGTGCAGTTGCAGGCCTTCGGCATCTTCGCGGCCGGCTACCTCGCCCGCCCGCTCGGCGGCATCGTCATGGCGCACTTCGGCGACAAGGCCGGCCGCAAGCGCATGTTCACGCTCTCCATCTTCCTGATGGCCCTGTCGACCCTCGGCATCTCCTTCCTGCCGAGCTATCAGGTCATCGGCTACGCCGCGCCCATCCTGCTGCTGTCCATGCGCGTGCTCCAGGGCGCGGCCATCGGCGGCGAGGTGCCGGGCGCCTGGGTGTTCGTCTCCGAGCACGTGCCGGGCCGCCATGTGGGCCTTGCCTGCGGCATCCTCACCTGCGGCCTGACGAGTGGCATCCTGCTCGGCTCGCTGGTGGCGACCGCCATCAACACGATCTTCACCCCGGCGGATATCCTCTCCTATGCGTGGCGCATTCCCTTCCTGCTGGGCGGCGTCTTTGGCTTCGCCTCGGTCTATCTGCGCCGCTGGCTGCAGGAGACCCCGGTGTTCAAGGAGATGAAGGCCCGCAAGGAGCTGGCCGCCGAACTGCCGCTCAAGGTGGTCCTGCATCGCCACACGCCGGCGGTCATCATCTCCATGCTGGTGACCTGGTTCCTCACCGCCGCCATCGTGGTGGTGATCCTCATGACGCCGACCCTGCTCCAGAAGCCGCCCTATGGCATTTCCGCGCCGCTGGCGCTGGAGGCGAACGTCGCCGCGACCTTCTTCCTGTCCATCGGCTGCGTGCTTTCCGGCGCGCTGAGCGACCGGCTGGGCGGCGGGCGTGTGCTGGCGGTGGGTTCGGTGCTGCTCGGCATCGCCACCTATGCCCTCTACACGCTGGTTCCGGCGCGTCTGGATCTCGTGGTGCCGCTCTATGCGGCGGCGGGCTTCACCGTGGGCGTGATCGGTGCCGTGCCCTTCATCATGGTGCGGGCCTTCCCGCCGGCGGTCGCCTTCACCGGCGTGTCCTTCTCCTACAACGTGGCCTACGCCATTTTCGGCGGCCTCACGCCGCTGTTCATTTCGCTGGCCATGCAGCTCGATCCGCTGGCCCACGCGCACTATCTGCTGCTCATCGCGGCGCTGGGCGTCGTGGTCGGGCTGATGGTGCGCCCGCCGCTCCATGCGGCTGCCAAGACCGAGCGCGTCGGCGCCCGCGCCTGACACGCGCCGATCCGCCATCCGGCCCGCCCGCGTTCCCGCGGGCGGGCTTTTTCATGCCCCGTCGCCGCGCCGGCGCTTCTATCTTGCGTTGTGAAATAGGAAAAATGCGTCAAAAAATACGTGACAACAATTTGCACAAATGCGGCTGCGTCTGCTGAAATTCGTCTCAATATGCCTACTTTCTGGCCGACTGCCGAATCTTGCAAGCTTCGCGCAAGCTATGATTACTTTGCTCGCAAAGCGAATTTCTTGGGTTAAAGGTGGGTGTGCCAATGTCGCGCTTTCGACTGGGCATCGGTTACAAGCTCGGTATTGTATCCGGTATATTGGTACTTCTCTCCGGCAGCGTCATTATTAGCCGACAGATTGCTTCCAGCCGCATCCAGGCGGCGACCGAAGCTTCCGACGTCCAGGATTCCATCCTTCAGAAGATCGAGGCCGCCGGTGCCACGATCACCCGCATCCAGGCCAATGCGAAGGACATCCGCCTGTCCTTCTCCTCCAATGAGGTGGATGGCCTTCTCGGCCGCGTCAGCTCCGACGTGACGAAGGGCATGGACCTGATGGACGAGGCGTCCGACCTGACCCAGGCCGCCGCCACCCGCGATGCCTACAAGGCCATCCGCACCCGCTTCGGCGACATCGGCAAGGCCGTGACCGAAATCGCCAAGGCCCAGAAGCTCGAGCTGGAATCCTTCGACCGCCGCACCGGCATCACCGTGCGCTGGGATGGCGCGCTGGACGACGCCAAGGCCTCGCTTCTCGACCTCAACTCCCGCCTCGGTGAGAACGCCATTTCCGACCTGTCGCTGCTGGACCGCAAGCTGCAGCAGATCAACCTCGCTTCTTGGCGCTTCATCGCGACCGAGGACACAAAGCAGCTCCCGGTCATCGAGATGAACGCGAAGGCGGGCCGCGCGACGCTCGATTCGGTCCTCCAGACCGCCGGTACCGATCCCAACACGGAAGGGCCGGTGAAGACCGTGCGCACCTTCTTTGAGGAGTACCTCAAATACGTGCAGGACGGCGTCGATCAGGTGATGCTGAAGCGCAAGATCCTTGAGGAACGCCTGACGCCGGCCTCGCGCGAGGTGGCGCAGATGATCCAGCAGGCCAGCAGCAATGCCGCCAGCGGCTCCAAGCAGGCCGATGCCGCCGCCGAAAGCGCGCGGACGGACGGCATGTTCCAGATCCTCGTCTTCTCCTGCATCTCCATCGTCGCCGCCATCGTGGCCTGGGCCTATTCCGGCTTCGGCATCGCCTTGCCGATCCGCCGCGTCAGCGCCGTCATGAACGAGATTTCCGGCGGCAACCTTGCGGCGGAAATCCCCTACGGCACGCGCAACGACGAGGTGGGCGACCAGGCGCGGGCGCTCGCCGTGTTCCGCGACGGCCTCATCGAGGCCGAGCGCCTGCGGGAGGAACGGGCCGAAGAGGAGCGCCTCGCCGCGCTCCAGCGCAAGACGGAGATGCACGATCTCGCCGACCGCTTCGAGAGTGCGGTGGGTGCGGTGGTGGACATGGTGGCGACCGCCGCCACCAACCTCCAGACGGCCGCCCAGACCCTGACCTCCACCGCCGAGCAGACGACGGCGCAGGCGACCGCCGTCGCCGCCGCCGCCAACCAGGCCACGGTGAATGTGCAGACCGTCGCCGCCGCCATCGAGGAACTCTCCGCTTCGGCGCGCGAGATCGGCAGCCGCCTGTCCCGCTCGTCGGAGGTGGCCGACCGCGCCGTGAGCGAGGTCGATCACACCAACGGCCAGATGACCGAACTGCGGACGTCCGCGGACCAGATCGGCAACATCATCAGCCTCATCGACAATATCGCGGGCCAGACCAACCTTCTGGCGCTGAACGCCACCATCGAATCCGCCCGCGCCGGCGAGGCGGGTCGGGGCTTTGCGGTGGTCGCGCAGGAGGTGAAGGGTCTGGCGGGCCAGACCGCCAAGGCCACGGCCGACATTTCCGAGCGCATATCCGGCATCCAGGACTCCACCGGCGACGTGCTGGGGGCCATCACCGGCATTGCCCATACCATTGCGGAGATCAGCGAGGGCACCACTGCCATTGCCGCCGCCATGGAAGAGCAGAACGCCACCACGGCCGAGGTGTCGCGCAACATCCAGCAGGCGGCGGCCGGCGCCAATGAGGTCACCTCCAACATCGCGGGCGTGGAGCGGGCAGCACAGGCGTCCTCCAACGCCGCCTTGCAGGTGCTCTCCTCGGCCACCGACCTGTCCCATCAGGCCGATGCGCTGCGCGCGGAGGTGCAGAATTTCCTGCGGAGCGTGCGCGCCGCCTGACCTTCCATCTCCCAATCAATATGTAAGCAATACAAAATAAAGGGGTCCACATAGTGGACCCCTTTCTGCATTACCGCCGAGACAAATCGAATAAGCGTTGAATCTCAACATCACTTTTGCCGGAAAAACACCTGCAAGGCCCGAGCAAGCTACACGATCCCCAGTGTTTCGAATTCTCAGCTGGGTGGAAGCGTTGCCATGGCCAAATTCAAGGTTGGTATCGGGCTGAAGCTCGGGATTGCCTCTGTCGTTCTTGTTCTTCTTTCGGGCGGCGTCATCGTCAGCCGCCAGGTCGCCATTACAGAGATCCGCGAAGCCAATGCCGAAGTACGGCAGCAGCAGGCGGTGTTCGACCTGTTGCAGGAAATCCATCTGCTGCTGAGCCGCATCCGTGTGAACACCGCTGAGATGCGCCTGTCCTTCGCCAATCTCGACAATGAGAACTACCTCAAGCAGATCAAGAAGGACGTGGCGTCCGCCAAGGAGCGCCTGGACAAGGCGATTGCGGTTGAGCCGCATGAAGATGACCGCGCCTCGTTCCGCAAGCTGAAGGCGCTCTTCGACGACATGGGCACTGCCGCCGCCGCCGTCTACCAGACCGAGGCCGACCAGCTCGACGCGGTGGATGCCCGTCCCGGCATCCGCATGGCCGCCCGCGTTGCCTTCGCCAATCTCACGACCCAGCTGACCAATGTGGGCGATGCCGATGCGGCCCGCGAGGTGGAGCCGCTGGAGGCCATGCTGGAGCAGGTCAACATGGCGTCCTGGAGCTTCCTCGTGGAGGAGGACACCAAGCAGCTCAACATCATCTCCGTGAACGAGGACAGCGGCCACAAGGCACTGGACGCCATTCAGGAGCGGCTGGGCGGCATCTCCATGGTGGCGAGCGATCTTGCCGCCGCCCGGAAGGCCTTCGACGATTATATCAAGTCGATCCGCGACGGGATCGCCCAGGCCCAGGCCCGCCAGAAGATCGTGGCGGAAAAGGCCGTGCCCGCCATGGCCGCGACGCTCAAGATGCTTCAGGAGGCCACGGACGACGGCATGAAGCAGTCGCAGGAGGCGGACGCGGCGGCAACCGCCGCGCTGGACAGCGGCATGGGGCAGATCCTCATCTTCTCCATCATCGCCATCCTCGCTGCCATCGGCGCGGCGCTCTATTCCGTCTTCGGCATCGCCCGCCCCATCCAGCATGTGAGCGCCGCCATGGAGGAGGTCTCCGGCGGCAATCTCCAGGCGCAGATCCCCTATGAGACCCGCGGCGACGAGGTGGGCGACCAGGCGCGGGCGCTCGCGGTGTTTCGCGACGGCCTCGCTGAGGCCGAACAACTGCGCGAGCAGCGGGCGCTGGAAGAGCGCGCCGCCGCCGAGCGGCGCAAGGAAGAGATGCACGCCCTCGCCGACCGGTTCGAGGCGGCGGTGGGCGCTGTGGTGGAGACCGTGGCTTCGGCCGCCTCTGAGCTTCAGGGCGCCGCCCAGACGCTCACGACCACCGCCGAACAGACCACCAATCAGGCGAGCGCCGTTGCGGCGGCGGCCAATGAGGCCACCGCGAACGTGCAGATGGTGGCGGCGGCCATCGAGGAACTCTCGGCCGCGGCGAACGAGATCGGCCATCGCCTCTCCCGCTCCACCGAAGTCGCGGGCCGCGCGGTGAGCGAGGTCGACCAGACCAACGGCCGCATGACCGAACTGCGCGGCTCCGCCGACCAGATCGGCAATATCGTCGGCATGATCGACACCATCGCCGGCCAGACCAACCTCCTGGCGTTGAATGCCACCATCGAATCCGCCCGCGCCGGCGAGGCGGGCCGGGGCTTTGCCGTAGTGGCGCAGGAGGTGAAGGAACTGGCCGGTCAGACGGCCAAGGCCACCGCCGACATCTCCAGCCGCATCCACGGCATTCAGGACTCCACGGGCGACGTGCTCAGCGCCATCACCGGCATCGCCCAGACCATTGCGGAGATCAGCGAGGGCACCACCGCCATCGCCGCCGCCATGGAGGAGCAGAACGCCACCACGGCCGAGGTCTCCCGCAACATCCAGCAGGCGGCGAGCGGCACCACGCAGGTGACCTCGAACATCGCCGGCGTGGAGCGGGCGGCGCAGGCCTCCTCCCAGGCGGCCCAGCAGGTGCTGTCCTCCGCCACCGGCCTCACCCGGCAGGCGGATGCGCTCCGCGCCGAGGTGCAGCATTTCCTGAGCACGGTGCGCGCCGCTTGAGGGAGCGCTGGCCCCGAGCGACCCGAGGATCTCAGGAGACGAAAAAGGGCGGCCCCGGAAGGGACCGCCCTTTCTGATTCATCCGCCTCATTCAGCGGCCGAAGAGGCTCCGGGCAGGCCCGGAGCCGTCAACGTCACTCGGCAGCGCCGGCCTCGTCGCCTTCCTTGGCGGCGTCCTTCTCGGACTTGGCCTTGGCTTCGAGATCCTCGCCGGTGGTCTGGTCGACCGCCTTCATGGACAGGCGGGTCTTGCCGCGCTCGTCGAAGCCGACCAGCTTGACCTTGACCTTGTCGCCTTCCTTGACCACGTCGGAGCTCTTGGCCACGCGCTCCTTGGAGAGCTGCGAAATGTGGACCAGGCCGTCCTTGGAACCGAAGAAGTTCACGAAGGCGCCGAAGTCCACCACCTTCACGACCGTGCCGTCATAGATCGCGCCGACCTCGGGC
The Azorhizobium caulinodans ORS 571 genome window above contains:
- a CDS encoding methyl-accepting chemotaxis protein, which gives rise to MAKFKVGIGLKLGIASVVLVLLSGGVIVSRQVAITEIREANAEVRQQQAVFDLLQEIHLLLSRIRVNTAEMRLSFANLDNENYLKQIKKDVASAKERLDKAIAVEPHEDDRASFRKLKALFDDMGTAAAAVYQTEADQLDAVDARPGIRMAARVAFANLTTQLTNVGDADAAREVEPLEAMLEQVNMASWSFLVEEDTKQLNIISVNEDSGHKALDAIQERLGGISMVASDLAAARKAFDDYIKSIRDGIAQAQARQKIVAEKAVPAMAATLKMLQEATDDGMKQSQEADAAATAALDSGMGQILIFSIIAILAAIGAALYSVFGIARPIQHVSAAMEEVSGGNLQAQIPYETRGDEVGDQARALAVFRDGLAEAEQLREQRALEERAAAERRKEEMHALADRFEAAVGAVVETVASAASELQGAAQTLTTTAEQTTNQASAVAAAANEATANVQMVAAAIEELSAAANEIGHRLSRSTEVAGRAVSEVDQTNGRMTELRGSADQIGNIVGMIDTIAGQTNLLALNATIESARAGEAGRGFAVVAQEVKELAGQTAKATADISSRIHGIQDSTGDVLSAITGIAQTIAEISEGTTAIAAAMEEQNATTAEVSRNIQQAASGTTQVTSNIAGVERAAQASSQAAQQVLSSATGLTRQADALRAEVQHFLSTVRAA
- a CDS encoding twin transmembrane helix small protein; protein product: MMNWTIYLLIPLALAAVAGVLILGLVNLAAGGSPQRSQKLMQLRVLFQFGAVVLVMITIYAMRH
- a CDS encoding cob(I)yrinic acid a,c-diamide adenosyltransferase, translated to MVKLNKIYTRTGDDGSTGLGTGERVRKDDLRVAAYGTVDETNATIGLVRLHLAAYPQVDAILARVQNDLFDLGADLCVPERPGAPPPPYEPLRITAPQVRRLEEDIDRLNAELDPLKSFILPGGTPAAAHLHLARTVARRAERDMVTLAESDGEQVGMEALRYINRLSDLLFVAGRYVNGHGANDVLWVPGAHR
- a CDS encoding mannose-1-phosphate guanylyltransferase/mannose-6-phosphate isomerase is translated as MVSRHKIVPVILAGGTGTRLWPLSRQSLPKQFIALVSENTLYQDTLLRVAESDVFLPPVVITGTDFRFFAKRQAAEIEIHPTVLLEPVRRDSGPALLAAAAYVRDQHGPETLVLALAADHVVSNPDAFRACVNSAAEAASKGHIVTFGIRPQGPSTAYGYIKPGTVVEGTDAALVDRFVEKPDAETAARYVADGYLWNSGNFLFPAGLMLEEGARLEPEMTAHAEAAIAKAKPDLTFLNLDSAEFSASKAISIDFAVLEHTQAAAVVAGDFGWSDIGAWDAVHDVNAQDAHGNVTHGSVSLMDSRNSYVYTDGKLVAGIGLDGISVVATDDAILVMPSERSQDVKKLVSELSSAKRNEVNEHLKMHRPWGTYQTICRGDRFHVKKIVVEPGGKLSLQKHYHRAEHWVVVRGTAEVTVDDKVFTVNENESTYLPCGSVHRLANPGRIPLELIEVQTGSYLGEDDIVRLEDVYSRQ
- a CDS encoding methyl-accepting chemotaxis protein; protein product: MSRFRLGIGYKLGIVSGILVLLSGSVIISRQIASSRIQAATEASDVQDSILQKIEAAGATITRIQANAKDIRLSFSSNEVDGLLGRVSSDVTKGMDLMDEASDLTQAAATRDAYKAIRTRFGDIGKAVTEIAKAQKLELESFDRRTGITVRWDGALDDAKASLLDLNSRLGENAISDLSLLDRKLQQINLASWRFIATEDTKQLPVIEMNAKAGRATLDSVLQTAGTDPNTEGPVKTVRTFFEEYLKYVQDGVDQVMLKRKILEERLTPASREVAQMIQQASSNAASGSKQADAAAESARTDGMFQILVFSCISIVAAIVAWAYSGFGIALPIRRVSAVMNEISGGNLAAEIPYGTRNDEVGDQARALAVFRDGLIEAERLREERAEEERLAALQRKTEMHDLADRFESAVGAVVDMVATAATNLQTAAQTLTSTAEQTTAQATAVAAAANQATVNVQTVAAAIEELSASAREIGSRLSRSSEVADRAVSEVDHTNGQMTELRTSADQIGNIISLIDNIAGQTNLLALNATIESARAGEAGRGFAVVAQEVKGLAGQTAKATADISERISGIQDSTGDVLGAITGIAHTIAEISEGTTAIAAAMEEQNATTAEVSRNIQQAAAGANEVTSNIAGVERAAQASSNAALQVLSSATDLSHQADALRAEVQNFLRSVRAA
- a CDS encoding MFS transporter; this encodes MTSSPSTGPDHQAKRPLSGQDIRTLVLSALGGALEFYDFIIFVYFVVVLGKLFFPPEMPQWLVQLQAFGIFAAGYLARPLGGIVMAHFGDKAGRKRMFTLSIFLMALSTLGISFLPSYQVIGYAAPILLLSMRVLQGAAIGGEVPGAWVFVSEHVPGRHVGLACGILTCGLTSGILLGSLVATAINTIFTPADILSYAWRIPFLLGGVFGFASVYLRRWLQETPVFKEMKARKELAAELPLKVVLHRHTPAVIISMLVTWFLTAAIVVVILMTPTLLQKPPYGISAPLALEANVAATFFLSIGCVLSGALSDRLGGGRVLAVGSVLLGIATYALYTLVPARLDLVVPLYAAAGFTVGVIGAVPFIMVRAFPPAVAFTGVSFSYNVAYAIFGGLTPLFISLAMQLDPLAHAHYLLLIAALGVVVGLMVRPPLHAAAKTERVGARA